A region of the Leptolyngbyaceae cyanobacterium genome:
TCGGGCTATTTGCCGAGGTAATTCGAGAGCCAGTTTTTGCCCAAGATAAACTGGATTTAGCGAAAACTCAAGGAAAAGGAGAAATTGCTCGTCGCAATGACAACCCGAATGGGATTACCAACCGAGAATTCCAAAAATTAATTTATGGCAACGAAAGCCCTTATGCCAGAACGGTAGAATATGCCACTCTGGAAAATATTTCTCGCGATGATTTGGTGAATTTCTATCAAAAATATTTCTATCCCAACAATATGATGTTGGGTATTGTGGGAGATTTTGATAGTCAGAAAATGCGAGATTTGATCGAGCAAAAGTTTGGTGATTGGAAACCTAATCAGCAATTACAATTGCCACCTTTACCTTCAGTTTCTCAGGCGAAAGAAGGAGGTATATTTTTTGTCAATCAACCGCAGTTAACCCAAAGTTACGTGCAGATGGGACATTTGGGCGGCGTGTTCAATAGTCCCGATTATGCGGCGCTGGATGTTTTGAATGGGGTGATGAATGGTTTTGGGGGACGGTTGTTTAACCAAGTGCGATCGCGTCTCGGACTCGCCTATAGTGTATTTGGTGCTTGGAGTCCTCGCTTCGATTACCCGGGTATCTTCGTTGCTGGCGGACAAACTCGTTCTGATGCCACAGTACCGTTTATTCAAGCTATCCTCGCAGAAATTAAGCGCGTTCAAAATGAACCTGTCAGTCAAGCGGAATTAGCTTTTGCTAAAGATTCCGTATTGAATTCATTCGTGTTTAATTTCCAAGACCCCAGCCAAACATTATCTCGCTTGATGCGGTATGAATATTATGGCTATCCACCCGACTTTTTATTCCGCTATCGACGACAAGTAGAAGCAACTACTCCAGCAGACGTTCAACGGGTGGCGCGAACTTATTTACAACCGGACAAAATTACTACTTTAGTAGTGGGAAATTCGGCGGCGATTCAGCCTCCTTTAAATTCTTTGCGAGTAGAAGTTACTCCTGTAGATATTACTATTCCCGGTTCTAAACCCGTGGCTTCTCAAGGTAATTAAACGAGGATTTTACTTTTGGATAGAAACCCGGTTTCTTTAAGAGACCGGGTTTCTTTTATCTAGATCTGGATTTAAGGATAAGCAGGATTATGTTAACTGCTTTTATTAAGTTCGGTTTGTTTGTTAGTGTAAAAGTAATGGGCTGGAATAAAGAATTAAATTTTACCGCAGATGAAGATGGATGAACGCAGATAATAAATTGATTGACTTTTGAAGAAAAAGTTTCAATCCCTAATAGGGATTATTGTTAGTTGCAATGGGCGCGAAATAGTTGCGAAAGCTTACACTTACGTTTCAATCCCTAATAGGGATTATTGTTAGTTGCAACATACCAAAATAAAGAACTCCAACGCGCTTACGAAAGTTTCAATCCCTAATAGGGATTATTGTTAGTTGCAACGCAATGAGGTGATTGAGGCTTTAGGAATTTCGGTTTCAATCCCTAATAGGGATTATTGTTAGTTGCAACAATCTAGCACCACAAGCATTAGCAGTAATGCGTCGGTTTCAATCCCTAATAGGGATTATTGTTAGTTGCAACATCGCGTGAATTAAAGCGGAAGAACTTTTACCAGGTTTCAATCCCTAATAGGGATTATTGTTAGTTGCAACAAAAAGCGAAAGATTACCCAAAATCAAAAGCAAATGTTTCAATCCCTAATAGGGATTATTGTTAGTTGCAACCAACCAGCCGGAGTAAGCCGACTCGACAAACCGAAAAAGGCTGGAGAAGTTTCAATCCCTAATAGGGATTATTGTTAGTTGCAACAAAGGTTGATTTCAACGATTTAAGTTTTGAATATTAGTTTCAATCCCTAATAGGGATTATTGTTAGTTGCAACTAAAGTTAGTCTGGAAATAGTTTTTTTATACTTTCCGTTTCAATCCCTAATAGGGATTATTGTTAGTTGCAACGAAACGATGCCAGTGATACTCCAGAAAAGATAATGGTTTCAATCCCTAATAGGGATTATTGTTAGTTGCAACTGAATGCCAATCTGATGACCAGGTTGCAACTGTTTCAATCCCTAATAGGGATTATTGTTAGTTGCAACCTCACCAAAAGCTGAGTATTATCTTCACGCTATTTTCGGTTTCAATCCCTAATAGGGATTATTGTTAGTTGCAACTCGTTCCCCTGCTAGCGAAAAAGCTTGGCAAGGAGGTTTCAATCCCTAATAGGGATTATTGTTAGTTGCAACTGCCCAACTTTGAAACCCTTACTGTATTTAGTTTTCAAGGTTCACTTGCGACTGACTAAGATAAAAGTACCATTTCAGGCTTCAGCCTGTCAAGAACGTGTTTTTACTTTCGGCCTCAAAACCTTATCCAGCAGGGGTTTCAGGCGTTGCGACCGCCGTTTTTTAGACCGATGGGCATCAAATCCTTACAGGATAAGGGTTTCAGGCGATAAAATTTGCACCTCTGATTTGACACCTACTGGCGGTCGCAAATAAAAGATTTTTGTTGGGTTTCGCTTCCCTCAACCCAACCTACATTAGACGACCCACTACCCACTACCTACCACCCACTACCATCTACACAAGATGATAAATTCCCCAAATTGCCATTGCTCTCAAGTAGTGACTGGCGCGAAAAGTACCGGCAGCAGTGATAGCTTCGGGGGTGCGGAATTGCAAACCATTATCGTAAATTTGCTTAACTACTGCTTCGGTGAGTCGAAATGCCTCGTCTTTCATTCCCATTTGCACTAGGAACGCAGCAAGACCAAAATTGATGCCAGTCCAAACTTCTAGGGGATGTGTTGCATCGGGTTTTTCTGGGGAACCGTCGGGTCTAACGCCGTTGGCAGCACCGAATTTACCATCATGAAACTTCAAAAAGCAAGCGTCGTAAACTTTTTTGAGGGCAGATTCGGTGCATTCGCCTGGTACGATATCTGGTAATCCCAGCAAGCGGGTGTAGAATTGACCGCATAGTTGGTCTGCCATTACTACATCGGAACCGCTTTCGCTATCTAAGTTGTAGTATTCGCCGTTCCAGAGTTTGGCTTGATATAGTGGTTTGGCTTGTGCTAACCAATTTTTATAAGTATCGATCGTATTTGGCAAGTTGTGGTTTTCCGATTCCCAATCGCCGTTACCAAATCCCCGATCCATTAAAATATTACCGATCGCGATCGCAGCTTGCAACGCTGCCAACCACAATCCGCCACAATAAGCGCTAATTCCTTTTAACTTCCAATCATCGAAAGTTTGATCCGGCGCACCGCCATTTTCGGGAATGCCATCAAGATCGCGATCGAATGTTTTCAGATAAGCTAAAGTTTGTACTATACTAGGCCAGCAATCCTGCAAAAACTGATAATCCGTTTGACCGGAAAACACGAAATAACGATAAACCTGCAACACGAAATCGCAAGGTAAATCTTTCCACAAATTACAATCTTGATAACTGGTGTAATTGGTTTTTTCCCAAGGATGTTCGTTTGGCGCACCTAAATCGTGGGGAGTTGCATCGCCAATTTTCCGAACGGCGGATGCTTTGTTATAACCGATAATTCGAGGAGTAACATCTTGATGAGGAATCGCTCTGGAGTATGCTTCTAATACGGCTTTTTCCAGTTTAGGCCACAACATCAACACCGGAAAGGAACCGTAAAGCCGCACGTCGAGACTTTCATACCATCGATAATCCAAACATTCTAATACGGCAAATTGTCCTACCGGGTCGAGTTCCGTTCCCTCCGTCCACAGAGTACCGCCACTAGCAAGGTCGTACAATTCGTTAAACAAAGCCATCTTAAACCAATCGGGCAGATCCGATCGATCTAAAATAGGTTGTTGCCAAGCTACCACTCGCTCTCGCCATGTTTCGTAATGTTTGAGAGCAGTCCGAATCATCGACCAAGCATTTTTCCCGTTGCGACCGAAAAAATCGGTGTAGCGTCGATAATAGTGAATGCCTTGAGCAAATTCCGTGACTGGAAAATCCCAAGCTAAGATAAACGGAATTTTGCGAGTTTTTCCCGGTCTAATTGTAAACCGAACTGCGATCGCCACTGCGATCTGTTCCCCTTCTGCCGCCGTTGCTTCATTTTCCCTATCCGGTAAAGAACCGTCCGCCGCAAAACTTTGCCAAATCTCGGCACCATCGCCGGCAGGATTCCATCGAGTATGGTAAAAAACTTCCACAGCCGCATTTTTGAGAGTTGCTAGAGCCCACTGACCTTCGCCCTCTTCTACATCATATATATAAGGACGAACTCGGTCTAGTATGCAACCCACCCGATATTCGTTTTCCACCCACTGATTAAAATTACCTTCACTTTCTCCCCAGCGCGGTTGATAATCATAAACCGGACTGCCATCATCTCTAACAGATACTTCCGGTGATTTCAGACTATTAGTAAACCAACCTACCGTATTTTGCCAAGTCAGCATAATGCTGAGAGTAATTGGTTTATCAGTAGGGTTCTCCGCCGTCCATTCAAAAATAGCAATTGGATAAGAACTTTCTTGATAACTTCCCGACCAAATCGGTGAAAATTGTTCGCAAATTAAATTAGCTTCAAATACATTTTCATATACAAACCAACTGCGGGGATAAAGTGCGTGATAAGTCCCCGTCGTCTCATCTTTTTCCGTTACTTTATTACTTACCGGATACCATTCCCAACTAGACAAAGTACCATCTGTTGGCGCTTCGCTACACAAAGCATATGCTTTTTTTGGCTTACCTTCTACTTCTTCAAAAACGCTGAATTGGCAAGCGGGAAGATTTCGGAAAATATGTTCTCCTCCATCAATATGCCACAGATTAAAATCACCCCGCGAAGAACGACCGATGCACCCCGCACCAAAACCACCCAAAGGCATCCCGTGCCAAGGGCCATCATCTAAATTACTTTGGTAGCGCACTCGATAAGGATTGTCCCAATCCAAACCGATGGGACGTTTCCAAGCACAACTAGGTATTTGCTGATTAGTCATTGGTTAATTGTCAATTGTCATCGGTCATTTGTCAATTGTCATTGGTCAATTGTTAGTAATTAGTAAGAAAATCAACCCGTTCGTAGTAATGACTTTAGTCCTTAATCATCTCAAACTTTCCACCAATCACAAATGACCGATGACCAATGATAAATATGACTATGCACGAGAAGCAGAAGTACTATCTTTAGGTTGATTGTAATAGCGATCGTAAGAATCGTGCCAGCGAACCGTATGCCTTTTCACGCCATTCGCAACCACACCCAAAACATTCGTACCAGACATTTTCAAACCATCAACTACTTGCATTAAAGGATAACGGTCTGTTTTACCCAGTCCTACCACTAACACCACCCCATCGGTAGGAGTAGCCAAAATATTCGCATCGGCAAAACCCAGTAATGGAGGCGTATCGTAAATAACTAAATTGAAATTAGATTGCAGTTGCGCCATGATATTTTGCATTTTTTCAGACGACAGCAACCTAGTAGGATCGGGCGGCATTTGTCCGGCTGTCATTATGTATAAATTTTCCTCTACATTAGATGGCTGAATCGCGTCATTTATATCTAAATCTTCAGAGGAAATCAAGTTAGTCAGTCCCCGCATATTGTTTAAATTTAATCTCTTATGCAGTTGAGGACGACGCAAATCAGCATCTACTAATAGTACTCGTTGACCCATTGCTGCTGCCGCTTGTGCTAAGTTCATCGCTACTACCGTTTTACCTTCAGCCGGAGTAGCCGAACTAATCACTAAAGAGCGAATCGGCATATCGGAACTAAGCAGCCGGACGTTAGTATAAAGAGAGCGGAAGGATTCGACAAATGGAGAAGCACTATAACGCTGAAACCTGCTATCTTCAGTGGTTTCCCCTGGCAGCAATCCGGCTGTTGCCACAATTGGAGGTAATCTTTTGATGGATTTATTATGAGGAACAATTCCCAAAATTGCCATACCAGTTCTGTCTTTTAAATCATCAACAGAATGGAATACGTTATCGAGCATTTCTGCTAACCAAGCTGCCAATCCTCCCAGCAACAATCCAGCGAATGCTCCTAACATTAAATTACGATATTTACTAGGAGAAATTGGAAATGGTGTTTCGGGAGCGTTAATTAATTGCCAGGGTGTTGCTTTTTGGGCAGCTTCAATTTCTAAGGAATCGCGAGTTGATAAAAATCTCAGTAAACTTTCGTTGGCAACTTTCAATTCTCGCTGTAAATCAGTATATTCCCTCGCTCTAATCGGCATTTCTTTAAATTCTTGTACTAAAGAAATTCTGGCTTGTTCGAGGGCTTTATTTCGCACTTCTAAAACTTTAAGCTGGTTGGTAGCTTCCACAAATTGCTGAGTTAAGTTTAACCGAATTGAATTTTGGTAAGTTAGTCTTTGGGTATTTACCGTATTAGGTGATAAGTTATTTCCTACTACTTTTTTGGCTTCTTCATTAATTAAAGGAAGTAATTTTTGTCGTTGTTCTTTGAGGGCGAGGATGGTCGGGTTTTCTGGGGTAAACCTCACTGATTCGATTGCTAATTTAGTTTCTATATCTTGCAGTTCGCCAAGTAATTTTTGATAACGAGATGCCTCGCTCAAAGCCGATGCTAAAATCGCTTCATCGGGTTTTAGCCCTAACTGACCTTGCAAAATGGTGTAGAGCGATCGCATTTCATTCAACTTAGTTGTAGTTGTAGTTTGTTCTTGGTCAATTCCATTAATCCGACTTGACAATTCGCCAGCTTTATTTTCAGGATCGATAAAATTATATTGTTGACGAAATTTCTGTAATTTTGCTTGGAGAGTATCTACTCTTAATCGCAAAGGTGGCAACTGTTCTTGTACAAACTGAATGCCTTCTCTCACGTCGCTTTGTCGTTGCACGCGACTGTAAGCTAAATACCCATCAGCGATTTCTTTTAAAACATCTTCAATTTTTTTCGGATCGGCATCTCGATAATTAACTTCTATGATTTTGGTCGCTCCCAAACGAGTAATTGATAAATTACTCATCAAGGAACCATAGTCTAGGGTTGAATATTTATATTTAGATTTAATTTGCTCTACGATGGGAGTCATAACGCTGGGACTGCGTAAAACTTCCGTTTGCGTATCGTAATCTAAGCTAGAATAAACGATCGCGCCAAAAGTCTGCGCCACCTTAGTTTCTGCGGTAATTGGTTCTACTAATAATCGAAACCTACTTTGATATACGGGTGGGGTGTTCCAAGTTCTCATGCCAAATATAGAAGCCACCCCGATCGTAACAGTGGCAACTACTAAAGCACGGCGACGCAAAACACCTAAAATTTGACGCAATTCTAACTTACTACCATCTTCTTCATGAGGAAGTTCTGTATAAATAGGCGGTAATGGCTGAAACGCTCGCCCATTATTATTAGGAACTATCGGCTGAGAATATGGTTTAATTTTCATGTTGGCTCCTATAAATTACCGATCGTCTATTTGTTCTA
Encoded here:
- a CDS encoding pitrilysin family protein, yielding MNQGRRIVKTLGLIVMTMLLTMVLRLPAAAEGAKHYTELTFPPLPEIQVPAYTRYQMDNGIVIYLMEDHELPLVSGSALFRTGERWEPGDKVGLASIVGEVMRTGGTKKHSADELNQLLEQRAASVETSVGVTSGGASFNTLAEDLDEVFGLFAEVIREPVFAQDKLDLAKTQGKGEIARRNDNPNGITNREFQKLIYGNESPYARTVEYATLENISRDDLVNFYQKYFYPNNMMLGIVGDFDSQKMRDLIEQKFGDWKPNQQLQLPPLPSVSQAKEGGIFFVNQPQLTQSYVQMGHLGGVFNSPDYAALDVLNGVMNGFGGRLFNQVRSRLGLAYSVFGAWSPRFDYPGIFVAGGQTRSDATVPFIQAILAEIKRVQNEPVSQAELAFAKDSVLNSFVFNFQDPSQTLSRLMRYEYYGYPPDFLFRYRRQVEATTPADVQRVARTYLQPDKITTLVVGNSAAIQPPLNSLRVEVTPVDITIPGSKPVASQGN
- a CDS encoding polysaccharide biosynthesis tyrosine autokinase; translation: MKIKPYSQPIVPNNNGRAFQPLPPIYTELPHEEDGSKLELRQILGVLRRRALVVATVTIGVASIFGMRTWNTPPVYQSRFRLLVEPITAETKVAQTFGAIVYSSLDYDTQTEVLRSPSVMTPIVEQIKSKYKYSTLDYGSLMSNLSITRLGATKIIEVNYRDADPKKIEDVLKEIADGYLAYSRVQRQSDVREGIQFVQEQLPPLRLRVDTLQAKLQKFRQQYNFIDPENKAGELSSRINGIDQEQTTTTTKLNEMRSLYTILQGQLGLKPDEAILASALSEASRYQKLLGELQDIETKLAIESVRFTPENPTILALKEQRQKLLPLINEEAKKVVGNNLSPNTVNTQRLTYQNSIRLNLTQQFVEATNQLKVLEVRNKALEQARISLVQEFKEMPIRAREYTDLQRELKVANESLLRFLSTRDSLEIEAAQKATPWQLINAPETPFPISPSKYRNLMLGAFAGLLLGGLAAWLAEMLDNVFHSVDDLKDRTGMAILGIVPHNKSIKRLPPIVATAGLLPGETTEDSRFQRYSASPFVESFRSLYTNVRLLSSDMPIRSLVISSATPAEGKTVVAMNLAQAAAAMGQRVLLVDADLRRPQLHKRLNLNNMRGLTNLISSEDLDINDAIQPSNVEENLYIMTAGQMPPDPTRLLSSEKMQNIMAQLQSNFNLVIYDTPPLLGFADANILATPTDGVVLVVGLGKTDRYPLMQVVDGLKMSGTNVLGVVANGVKRHTVRWHDSYDRYYNQPKDSTSASRA
- a CDS encoding GH116 family glycosyl hydrolase; its protein translation is MTNQQIPSCAWKRPIGLDWDNPYRVRYQSNLDDGPWHGMPLGGFGAGCIGRSSRGDFNLWHIDGGEHIFRNLPACQFSVFEEVEGKPKKAYALCSEAPTDGTLSSWEWYPVSNKVTEKDETTGTYHALYPRSWFVYENVFEANLICEQFSPIWSGSYQESSYPIAIFEWTAENPTDKPITLSIMLTWQNTVGWFTNSLKSPEVSVRDDGSPVYDYQPRWGESEGNFNQWVENEYRVGCILDRVRPYIYDVEEGEGQWALATLKNAAVEVFYHTRWNPAGDGAEIWQSFAADGSLPDRENEATAAEGEQIAVAIAVRFTIRPGKTRKIPFILAWDFPVTEFAQGIHYYRRYTDFFGRNGKNAWSMIRTALKHYETWRERVVAWQQPILDRSDLPDWFKMALFNELYDLASGGTLWTEGTELDPVGQFAVLECLDYRWYESLDVRLYGSFPVLMLWPKLEKAVLEAYSRAIPHQDVTPRIIGYNKASAVRKIGDATPHDLGAPNEHPWEKTNYTSYQDCNLWKDLPCDFVLQVYRYFVFSGQTDYQFLQDCWPSIVQTLAYLKTFDRDLDGIPENGGAPDQTFDDWKLKGISAYCGGLWLAALQAAIAIGNILMDRGFGNGDWESENHNLPNTIDTYKNWLAQAKPLYQAKLWNGEYYNLDSESGSDVVMADQLCGQFYTRLLGLPDIVPGECTESALKKVYDACFLKFHDGKFGAANGVRPDGSPEKPDATHPLEVWTGINFGLAAFLVQMGMKDEAFRLTEAVVKQIYDNGLQFRTPEAITAAGTFRASHYLRAMAIWGIYHLV